In Acidaminococcus timonensis, one DNA window encodes the following:
- a CDS encoding LysR family transcriptional regulator yields the protein MNLEQLNCFIAVVEEGSISAGARRLNLTQPPVSLQLKNLEKRCGVRLLERSIGSRRIHLTEAGKSLYDTAKRMQDLAQSARQDMLNFRLGKKGSLHLGMISSGTGNTFFKGLAYFFQQNPDIPIQLHEGNTYQLLDALHKETLDLAVVRTPFSPQELDVQVLCRENFVATGTPSWFPDPLPESLALDQLVEKPLLRYRRWEAILRQLCEKRSLPLFFRCTADDARSCLQWAQAGLGIALIPESVLSLSHDLVAIPLAEETLTSQVCLVRKKGRPLQEAARRFWDNAQ from the coding sequence ATGAACCTGGAACAACTGAACTGCTTCATTGCTGTGGTGGAGGAAGGCTCCATCTCCGCCGGGGCCCGGCGCCTGAACCTGACCCAGCCCCCCGTTTCCCTGCAGCTGAAGAACCTGGAAAAGCGCTGTGGAGTACGTCTGCTGGAGCGCAGCATCGGCAGCCGCCGCATCCACCTGACGGAAGCCGGCAAGAGCCTGTACGACACTGCCAAACGGATGCAGGACCTGGCCCAGTCCGCCCGGCAGGATATGCTGAATTTCCGTCTGGGCAAAAAGGGCAGCCTGCACCTGGGCATGATCTCCTCCGGCACGGGCAACACATTTTTCAAGGGCCTTGCCTATTTCTTCCAGCAGAACCCGGATATCCCCATCCAGCTCCATGAGGGCAACACCTACCAGCTTCTGGACGCTCTCCATAAGGAAACCCTGGACCTGGCCGTGGTCCGTACCCCTTTCTCCCCCCAGGAGCTGGACGTCCAGGTTCTCTGCCGGGAAAACTTCGTGGCCACCGGTACCCCCAGCTGGTTCCCGGATCCTCTGCCGGAATCTCTGGCCCTGGATCAGCTTGTGGAAAAGCCCCTGCTGAGGTATCGGCGATGGGAAGCCATCCTCCGTCAGCTCTGCGAGAAACGGTCCCTTCCCCTGTTTTTCCGCTGCACCGCCGATGATGCCCGCAGCTGCCTCCAATGGGCCCAGGCCGGGCTGGGCATTGCCCTGATTCCGGAAAGTGTGCTCTCTCTCAGCCACGATCTGGTTGCCATCCCTCTGGCAGAAGAAACCCTTACCAGCCAGGTATGCCTGGTGCGCAAAAAAGGACGGCCCCTCCAGGAGGCCGCCCGTCGATTCTGGGACAATGCTCAGTAA
- a CDS encoding ABC transporter ATP-binding protein: MAVKQESSMATLKKVWQVIDAYRHLLLESIVLAGLSVALQLYVPVLFGRAIDGILGPGKVDFAQVGRTTSLILLLVVLSALATWAMNRINNLLAYRTVRDIRSRAIRQVQQLPLSYLDSHSSGDLVQRMIADVDQLSDGLLLGFTQLFSGGITIVLTLYFMFATHWEISLMVMVLTPLSFVVARFIARRSYQLFRDQTAIRGRQTALINEMVGGEKVVKAFRHEAKASADFKGLNEQLQEATQGALFYSSLTNPSTRAVNNLIYALVALVGCWRILSGGLTVGGLTVLLYYANQYMKPFTDISSVVTELQNALACAARVFALIEETPQSPEPDRQLQFKAGRVEIREVAFSYDKKKPLIEGFNFQVEPGQTTAIVGPTGCGKSTFINLLMRFYDVDQGTIAIDGQDTARVDRHSLRRTYGMVLQETWLKQGTVRENIAFGKPEATEQEIIQAAREAHSWAFIQQLPKGLDTVVNDDSLSAGQKQLLCITRVMLALPPMLILDEATSNIDTRTEVKIQNAFAKLMKGRTSFIVAHRLSTIRNADRILVMKDGKIIEQGTHESLMAQGGFYKELYNSQFAG; this comes from the coding sequence ATGGCGGTGAAACAGGAATCCAGTATGGCGACCCTGAAAAAGGTGTGGCAGGTCATCGACGCTTACCGTCATCTCCTGCTTGAAAGCATCGTCCTGGCCGGGCTTTCCGTGGCCCTGCAGCTGTATGTGCCCGTATTGTTCGGCCGGGCCATCGACGGCATCCTGGGCCCGGGAAAGGTGGACTTTGCCCAGGTAGGGCGCACCACTTCCCTGATCCTCCTGCTGGTGGTGCTGTCGGCCCTGGCCACCTGGGCCATGAACCGGATCAACAACCTTTTGGCCTACCGGACCGTGCGGGATATCCGCAGCAGGGCCATCCGGCAGGTGCAGCAACTGCCCCTGTCGTACCTGGACAGCCACAGTTCCGGGGATCTGGTGCAGCGGATGATCGCCGATGTGGACCAGTTGTCCGACGGCCTGCTGCTGGGCTTCACCCAGCTGTTTTCCGGGGGCATCACCATTGTTTTGACCCTGTACTTCATGTTCGCCACCCACTGGGAAATTTCTCTCATGGTCATGGTGCTGACCCCGCTGAGTTTTGTGGTGGCCCGGTTCATCGCCCGCCGCTCCTACCAGCTGTTCCGGGATCAGACCGCCATCCGGGGCCGGCAGACCGCCCTCATCAACGAAATGGTGGGCGGCGAGAAGGTGGTGAAGGCCTTCCGGCACGAGGCAAAAGCCTCCGCCGACTTCAAGGGGCTGAATGAGCAGCTGCAGGAGGCCACCCAGGGGGCCCTGTTCTACAGCAGCCTGACCAACCCCTCCACCCGGGCGGTGAACAACCTGATCTACGCCCTGGTGGCCCTGGTGGGCTGCTGGCGGATCCTCAGCGGCGGGCTTACCGTAGGCGGGCTTACGGTACTGTTGTACTACGCCAACCAGTATATGAAGCCCTTTACGGATATCAGCTCCGTGGTCACCGAACTGCAGAACGCACTGGCCTGCGCCGCCCGGGTGTTCGCCCTGATTGAAGAGACCCCCCAGAGCCCGGAACCGGACCGGCAGCTGCAGTTCAAGGCGGGCCGTGTGGAGATCCGGGAGGTGGCGTTTTCCTATGACAAGAAGAAACCCCTGATCGAAGGATTCAACTTCCAGGTGGAACCGGGGCAGACCACGGCCATTGTGGGGCCCACCGGCTGTGGCAAGAGCACGTTCATCAACCTGCTCATGCGGTTTTACGATGTGGATCAGGGGACCATTGCCATCGACGGCCAGGATACGGCCAGGGTGGACCGGCACTCCCTGCGCCGGACCTACGGCATGGTGCTGCAGGAGACCTGGCTGAAGCAGGGAACTGTGCGGGAGAACATCGCATTCGGCAAGCCGGAGGCCACGGAGCAGGAAATCATCCAGGCCGCCCGGGAGGCCCACAGCTGGGCGTTCATCCAACAACTGCCCAAAGGGCTGGATACGGTGGTGAATGATGACAGCCTGAGCGCCGGGCAGAAGCAGCTCCTGTGCATCACCCGGGTGATGCTGGCCCTGCCGCCCATGCTGATCCTGGACGAAGCCACGTCCAACATCGATACCCGGACGGAAGTGAAGATCCAGAACGCCTTTGCCAAACTGATGAAGGGGCGTACCAGCTTCATCGTGGCCCACCGGCTGTCCACCATCCGCAACGCAGACCGGATCCTGGTGATGAAGGACGGGAAGATCATCGAACAGGGCACCCACGAAAGCCTGATGGCCCAGGGCGGGTTCTACAAAGAGCTGTACAACAGCCAGTTCGCAGGGTGA
- a CDS encoding M20/M25/M40 family metallo-hydrolase, with amino-acid sequence MALTEEDKKYAAHLQRFIQCATVSNANVDKVDWKQFDRLHQAFREFYPHIFSEMELEEVGQAGLQFHLKGTSSEKKPLLLMSHQDVVEIGDRSQWSFDPFGGEIKDGCICGRGTTDCKHLLLSELEAVEALLAEGWRPSYDLYLSLGYSEEVYLENDVDGAEKLAGNLQRKGVHLGTVVDEGGGLFPAGEKLEARIGLAEKSPVNFEISVRSAGGHSSRPGRGTALGTLAKAIVAIEGHPFPYRLTPLAKAQLAGEAPLKTGEEREIFADPEGHWEQLCALAQEDPRLDALLHTTIAFTMAGASQQPNVLPSLATAQMSVRVLQGDTIAGVTEYFKQFLPEGVAIRHVSGRDPLPASDPNGYGVQVAEKVLADLYGNRVQTVPFLMLGGTDSHYYRNITDNILLFSGHVRDDRWGAAHQVDEKIPVDALRPSVEFFKRFLQTY; translated from the coding sequence ATGGCACTGACAGAAGAAGACAAGAAATACGCAGCCCATCTCCAGCGGTTCATCCAGTGCGCCACCGTGAGCAATGCCAACGTGGACAAGGTGGACTGGAAACAGTTCGACAGGCTGCACCAGGCTTTCCGGGAATTCTATCCCCACATCTTTTCGGAGATGGAACTGGAGGAAGTGGGGCAGGCCGGACTGCAGTTCCATCTGAAGGGGACCAGCAGTGAAAAGAAACCCCTGCTCCTGATGAGCCATCAGGATGTGGTGGAAATCGGGGACCGCAGCCAGTGGTCCTTCGACCCCTTCGGGGGTGAGATCAAAGACGGCTGCATCTGCGGCCGGGGCACCACCGACTGCAAGCACCTGCTGCTCAGCGAACTGGAGGCAGTGGAAGCCCTGCTGGCTGAGGGCTGGCGTCCCAGCTACGACCTGTACCTGTCTCTGGGCTACTCGGAAGAGGTGTACCTGGAAAACGATGTGGACGGGGCCGAAAAACTGGCCGGGAACCTGCAGCGCAAAGGGGTGCACCTGGGGACCGTGGTGGACGAAGGGGGCGGCCTGTTCCCGGCAGGGGAAAAATTGGAAGCCCGCATCGGCCTGGCGGAAAAATCCCCGGTGAACTTTGAGATTTCCGTCCGTTCCGCAGGCGGTCATTCCAGCCGTCCGGGCAGAGGTACGGCCCTGGGCACCCTGGCCAAAGCCATCGTTGCCATCGAAGGCCATCCTTTCCCCTATCGCCTGACCCCTCTGGCCAAAGCCCAGCTGGCCGGCGAAGCGCCTCTGAAAACAGGGGAAGAACGGGAAATCTTTGCCGATCCCGAAGGACACTGGGAACAGCTGTGCGCACTGGCCCAGGAGGATCCCCGGCTGGATGCCCTGCTGCACACCACCATCGCCTTCACCATGGCCGGTGCCAGCCAGCAGCCCAACGTGCTGCCCAGCCTGGCCACCGCCCAGATGAGTGTCCGGGTGCTGCAGGGAGATACCATTGCAGGCGTTACGGAATATTTCAAACAGTTCCTGCCGGAGGGCGTGGCCATCCGCCACGTGTCCGGACGGGATCCGCTGCCCGCTTCCGATCCCAACGGGTATGGGGTACAGGTGGCGGAAAAAGTGCTGGCCGACCTGTACGGGAACCGGGTACAGACAGTGCCCTTCCTGATGCTGGGAGGGACGGACAGCCACTACTACCGGAACATTACGGACAACATCCTGCTGTTTTCCGGCCATGTGCGGGATGACCGCTGGGGCGCAGCCCACCAGGTGGATGAAAAGATCCCGGTGGATGCCCTGCGGCCCAGTGTGGAATTCTTCAAACGGTTTTTACAGACTTACTGA
- a CDS encoding ABC transporter ATP-binding protein: protein MKSFLPYFQGYTRDCLLAPAFKLLEALMDLAVPLVIAAMIDRGLGNGDETFLLECFGALIALMILGMGFSFTAQYFAARGSVGFTTKLRQALFDHVQGLSYKELDTLGTDTLITRLTSDINQVQTGLNMGLRLLLRSPFIVFGAMLLAFTIDVPSALVFVVAVPLLLAVVVGIMVRSVPLFTRVQGALDKLLQTTRENLTGVRVIRAFCREADEVKEFDDRNETVTRRNLQVGRWSAVMTPATYLLVNLATVVLIRQGALRVQLGYLAQGDVVALYNYMAQMIIELVKLGSLVVTMNKSVACARRIRDILAIRSTMAYPRPDGTLQPVGVEAPAVVFRNVTFQYTDDGAPALSHIDFSASRGSTVGIIGGTGSGKSTLVDLIPRFYDVTKGRVEVFGRDVREYPEGELLDHIALVPQKAMLFEGTIRDNLRWGNENATDQDLWKALEVAQAKDVVLGREGQLDALVEQGGRNLSGGQKQRLTIARALVKRPDILILDDSASALDFATDLHLRQAIKALEGELTVFIVSQRTSSVRYADTILVLDDGRLVGQGTHDQLLETCPVYQEIFDSQYPGERRKNRQNGKEVG, encoded by the coding sequence ATGAAATCATTTCTTCCATACTTTCAAGGCTATACCCGGGACTGTCTGCTGGCACCGGCTTTTAAACTGCTGGAAGCCCTGATGGACCTGGCGGTGCCCCTGGTGATCGCCGCCATGATCGACCGGGGCCTGGGGAATGGGGATGAAACGTTCCTGCTGGAATGTTTCGGAGCCCTGATCGCCCTGATGATCCTGGGCATGGGCTTTTCCTTTACGGCCCAGTACTTTGCCGCCCGGGGCAGTGTGGGGTTTACCACGAAACTGCGCCAGGCCCTGTTTGACCATGTGCAGGGCCTTTCCTACAAAGAGCTGGACACCCTGGGGACGGATACCCTGATCACCCGGCTGACCAGTGACATCAACCAGGTGCAGACCGGACTGAACATGGGGCTCCGGCTTCTTCTGCGGAGCCCGTTCATCGTGTTCGGAGCCATGCTCCTGGCCTTCACCATCGACGTGCCCAGTGCCCTGGTGTTTGTTGTGGCGGTCCCGCTGCTATTGGCCGTGGTGGTGGGCATCATGGTCCGCAGCGTGCCGCTGTTCACCCGGGTCCAGGGGGCCCTGGACAAGTTGCTCCAGACCACCCGGGAGAACCTGACCGGGGTGCGGGTGATCCGGGCCTTCTGCCGGGAAGCCGATGAAGTAAAGGAATTCGATGACCGGAACGAGACCGTGACCCGCAGGAATCTGCAGGTGGGCCGCTGGTCGGCGGTGATGACTCCCGCCACGTACCTGCTGGTGAACCTGGCCACGGTGGTATTGATCCGCCAGGGGGCCCTGCGGGTCCAGCTGGGCTATCTGGCCCAGGGGGATGTGGTGGCTCTGTACAACTACATGGCCCAGATGATCATCGAACTGGTGAAACTGGGCAGCCTGGTTGTGACCATGAATAAATCCGTTGCCTGTGCAAGGCGGATCCGGGATATCCTGGCTATCCGCAGCACCATGGCCTACCCCCGCCCCGACGGTACCCTTCAACCGGTAGGGGTGGAGGCACCGGCTGTGGTTTTCCGCAATGTGACGTTCCAATATACTGACGATGGGGCTCCGGCCCTGAGCCATATTGATTTTTCCGCATCCCGGGGGAGCACGGTGGGGATCATCGGCGGCACCGGCAGCGGAAAATCCACCCTGGTGGATCTGATCCCCCGCTTCTACGATGTGACGAAGGGCCGGGTCGAAGTATTCGGTCGGGATGTGCGGGAGTATCCAGAGGGAGAACTGCTGGATCACATCGCCCTGGTGCCCCAGAAGGCCATGCTCTTCGAAGGGACCATTCGGGACAACCTGCGCTGGGGGAACGAAAATGCCACGGACCAGGACCTGTGGAAGGCCCTGGAAGTGGCCCAGGCCAAAGACGTGGTGCTGGGCAGGGAGGGACAGCTGGACGCCCTGGTGGAACAGGGGGGCCGGAACCTGTCCGGGGGACAGAAACAGCGGCTGACCATTGCCCGGGCCCTGGTGAAACGGCCGGACATCCTGATCCTGGATGATTCGGCCAGTGCCCTGGACTTTGCCACGGACCTCCACCTGCGCCAGGCCATCAAGGCCCTGGAAGGGGAGCTGACCGTGTTCATCGTATCCCAGCGCACCAGCAGCGTGCGGTATGCGGATACCATCCTGGTGCTGGACGACGGCAGGCTGGTGGGACAGGGCACCCATGACCAGTTGTTGGAAACCTGCCCGGTGTACCAGGAAATCTTCGACTCCCAGTATCCGGGAGAGCGGCGGAAGAACAGGCAGAACGGAAAGGAGGTGGGCTGA